The following proteins are co-located in the Rhodothermaceae bacterium genome:
- the fabF gene encoding beta-ketoacyl-ACP synthase II → MAIQDKPRRVVVTGMGMLTPLGHSPDEFWDGLMEGRSGAAPITHFDTEGFATKFACELKGFDPMDHFNRREVRKIDPFAQYAVVAAIQAVEDSGLAPEKMSQDERDRVAVIIGSGIGGIQVFLEQTSAYLGNGPRRISPFFIPKLIPDIVSGHISIRYKFRGPNYCVVSACATGNNNISDVFMMMQRGMIDAALCGGSEAAISELGIGGFNALRALSTRNDDPATASRPFDKTRDGFVLGEGAGVLVIESLEHAQARGAEIYAEIIGIGMSADANHITAPDPEGSGATLAMRNMLSDAHLAPEEVDYLNMHGTSTPLGDIAETRSVKNVFGEHAYKMNLSSTKSMTGHLLGAAGAVEAIATIQAIRNDRVPPTINFAHPDPDCDLNYTFNKPQERTVNVAVSNAFGFGGHNTSVAFRKYED, encoded by the coding sequence ATGGCGATTCAAGACAAGCCGCGCCGCGTTGTGGTCACAGGAATGGGGATGTTGACCCCCTTGGGGCACTCCCCGGATGAATTCTGGGATGGGCTCATGGAGGGTCGGAGCGGGGCTGCACCAATTACTCATTTTGATACGGAGGGCTTCGCAACCAAGTTTGCCTGCGAGTTGAAGGGATTTGATCCGATGGACCACTTCAACCGGCGTGAGGTACGGAAAATAGACCCGTTCGCCCAGTATGCAGTGGTTGCGGCGATCCAGGCCGTTGAAGACTCGGGGCTTGCACCCGAGAAAATGTCCCAAGACGAGCGGGATCGCGTCGCGGTCATCATTGGTAGCGGGATTGGCGGGATTCAGGTGTTCTTGGAACAAACGTCGGCCTATCTTGGCAATGGACCACGCCGCATTTCGCCGTTCTTCATCCCCAAGTTGATCCCGGATATTGTGAGCGGTCACATCTCGATCCGGTATAAATTTCGAGGGCCGAACTACTGCGTTGTCAGTGCCTGTGCGACTGGGAATAACAACATCAGTGATGTTTTTATGATGATGCAGCGGGGCATGATTGATGCTGCACTGTGCGGGGGTAGTGAGGCAGCGATCAGTGAATTGGGGATCGGAGGCTTTAATGCACTGCGGGCGCTATCGACCCGGAACGACGATCCTGCAACAGCGAGCCGCCCGTTTGACAAAACACGGGATGGGTTCGTGCTCGGAGAGGGGGCAGGTGTCCTGGTCATTGAGTCACTTGAGCATGCGCAGGCCCGTGGGGCAGAAATTTACGCCGAGATTATCGGCATCGGAATGAGTGCGGATGCGAACCATATTACGGCTCCCGATCCTGAGGGTAGTGGTGCAACACTGGCAATGCGCAACATGCTCTCGGACGCACATTTGGCTCCGGAGGAAGTGGATTATCTGAACATGCACGGTACCTCTACTCCCTTGGGGGATATTGCAGAAACAAGATCCGTCAAGAATGTCTTCGGTGAGCATGCCTATAAGATGAACCTGTCCTCCACCAAGAGCATGACCGGTCATTTGCTGGGAGCGGCAGGTGCAGTAGAGGCCATTGCAACCATTCAGGCCATCCGCAATGATCGCGTGCCTCCGACCATCAATTTTGCTCACCCAGATCCAGATTGCGATCTGAATTACACGTTCAACAAGCCGCAGGAGCGTACGGTTAATGTGGCGGTTTCTAATGCATTCGGTTTTGGTGGCCACAACACCTCGGTAGCGTTCCGTAAATACGAGGACTAA
- a CDS encoding DUF814 domain-containing protein, with the protein MLNNYYLLHRLAHVWDQSIPGATVTDAWCHAPGELIIALEHNSAVTAISFLTHAPVVGAFRREDVGRPRRNTKSLFRALRRQSIARVSVSEGDRILILEFTGGLQLQAHLYGSRANVFLGDEAGRVQEAFRKGGPTEFPQARNAPEPKNLAEFTARWSRAKGNLTKALQRIYVRFNRDQASGVMKLYGWANLPDPALVYKAAQAMHLRLLNDQGPLHVYRDLPSISLFPLTEHSEEEVQKYSDLDEGLRAYAQHLLSVRAYRAQYDPLRKNLVRMLDKAERSAERMRAEQSQPSRADEYERIGHILMASPPLPAGASCVELEDAFHPGAMVTVSLDPALNSLQNAERYYSKARKARTSRAHLDTLIKQAEEKVVSLQAELAELEKAKTYKDLKTFQKGRAKPASSGQPFRRYVLAPSYELWVGRNAKESEILTLRHARPFDLWFHARGVSGAHAVLRLPKRDAQPSSYLIEQAAAIAAWHSKARTSSIAPVIVTPKKYVRKARGAPLGEVTVSREEVVMVEPALP; encoded by the coding sequence ATGCTAAACAATTACTACCTCCTGCACAGGCTTGCTCACGTCTGGGATCAGTCTATCCCGGGTGCTACGGTCACGGATGCGTGGTGCCATGCTCCTGGAGAGTTAATTATCGCACTGGAACACAATTCTGCGGTTACGGCTATTTCGTTTCTGACGCATGCACCGGTTGTTGGTGCGTTTCGGCGCGAGGATGTTGGTCGCCCCCGGCGCAACACGAAGTCTCTTTTCCGTGCACTGCGGCGGCAGTCAATTGCGAGGGTGAGTGTTTCTGAAGGCGATCGGATTCTGATACTGGAATTCACGGGTGGGCTTCAGCTTCAGGCGCATCTGTATGGAAGCCGGGCTAATGTATTTTTGGGAGATGAAGCTGGACGTGTCCAGGAAGCATTTCGTAAAGGTGGCCCGACGGAGTTTCCCCAAGCACGCAATGCGCCGGAACCCAAGAATCTTGCAGAATTTACGGCCCGATGGAGTCGTGCAAAGGGCAATCTGACCAAGGCACTGCAGCGTATCTATGTGCGCTTCAATAGAGACCAGGCCAGCGGGGTCATGAAGCTGTATGGGTGGGCCAATCTACCGGATCCTGCTTTGGTGTATAAAGCGGCGCAGGCGATGCACCTGCGGTTGCTGAATGATCAGGGTCCGTTGCATGTCTATCGGGACCTGCCGTCGATCTCTCTGTTTCCTCTCACAGAGCACAGTGAGGAAGAGGTACAGAAATACAGTGATCTTGATGAGGGGCTCCGTGCATATGCGCAGCACCTACTGTCGGTGAGAGCTTATCGCGCACAGTATGATCCTCTACGGAAAAACCTTGTTCGGATGCTGGACAAGGCGGAGCGCTCGGCTGAGCGAATGAGAGCGGAACAGTCACAACCCTCACGTGCCGATGAATACGAACGGATCGGACATATTCTGATGGCTTCACCACCACTGCCAGCGGGCGCATCCTGCGTGGAACTTGAGGATGCATTTCATCCCGGAGCCATGGTCACGGTGTCTTTGGATCCGGCACTGAACTCTTTACAGAATGCCGAGCGCTATTATTCAAAGGCGCGCAAGGCACGAACATCCCGTGCACACCTGGACACGCTCATCAAGCAGGCTGAAGAAAAAGTTGTGTCGTTGCAAGCGGAACTGGCGGAACTGGAGAAAGCGAAGACTTATAAGGATCTGAAAACGTTCCAGAAAGGGCGCGCAAAGCCCGCATCCTCCGGACAGCCATTCCGGCGTTACGTTCTTGCGCCCTCCTATGAATTATGGGTAGGGCGCAATGCAAAGGAAAGTGAGATTTTGACACTTCGACATGCCCGTCCATTTGATTTGTGGTTCCATGCACGCGGGGTGAGCGGAGCCCACGCAGTACTGCGGCTTCCGAAGCGCGATGCGCAACCGAGCAGTTATCTGATTGAACAGGCAGCAGCGATTGCGGCCTGGCACAGCAAGGCACGCACCAGCAGTATCGCTCCGGTGATTGTAACACCTAAAAAGTATGTTCGTAAGGCACGTGGGGCCCCATTGGGTGAAGTCACCGTAAGCCGGGAAGAGGTTGTGATGGTTGAACCTGCGCTCCCATGA
- a CDS encoding methionine adenosyltransferase, with product MSTYLFTSESVSEGHPDKVADQISDAILDEYLRQDPKSRVAVETMVTSNNVILAGEVNSRVEVSRAKIETIVRKVVRDIGYTYSDLDFNADTLEVTNHIHGQSPDIHKGVDGGKELGAGDQGMMFGFACRELEALHDGIPTLMPMPLMYAHGLVRELARIRKQKSIMPYLRPDSKSQVTVEYDSTGRTPKRIHTIVIATQHDAGVEQDEIRKDIEDHLLPLVIDGRLRDDKTELIVNSTGQFVEGGPHADAGLTGRKIIVDTYGGRGAHGGGAFSGKDPSKVDRSAAYAARYVAKNLVAADLADMVEIQLAYAIGEPKPVSIFVDSSGTAKHGLCDSALTRILQKTFKLKPRGIIDYLGLENPIYQETAAYGHFGRGCFPWEQLDAVEKLREYARIHSG from the coding sequence ATGTCCACCTACTTGTTTACCTCCGAGTCTGTGTCGGAGGGGCATCCCGATAAAGTTGCCGATCAGATCTCGGATGCTATTCTTGATGAATACCTGCGGCAAGATCCCAAGAGCCGCGTTGCTGTTGAGACTATGGTAACCTCCAACAACGTGATCCTTGCCGGTGAGGTAAACTCTCGCGTTGAGGTCAGTCGTGCAAAGATTGAAACGATCGTCCGTAAGGTTGTACGCGATATCGGCTACACCTACAGCGATCTTGATTTTAATGCCGATACCCTTGAGGTGACCAATCACATTCACGGACAAAGCCCCGACATCCACAAAGGGGTTGACGGTGGAAAGGAATTGGGGGCTGGAGATCAGGGGATGATGTTCGGGTTTGCCTGTCGGGAGCTTGAGGCTCTGCATGACGGAATTCCGACCCTAATGCCAATGCCGCTCATGTATGCACATGGTTTGGTTCGGGAGCTGGCCAGAATCCGTAAACAGAAATCCATCATGCCCTACCTTCGACCAGATTCCAAAAGCCAAGTCACCGTTGAGTATGATTCGACCGGACGAACCCCAAAAAGGATTCATACGATTGTAATTGCAACCCAGCATGATGCCGGAGTAGAACAGGACGAGATCAGGAAAGACATAGAAGATCACCTTTTGCCGCTTGTGATTGATGGGCGTCTGAGGGATGACAAGACCGAACTGATTGTGAATAGTACCGGTCAATTCGTTGAGGGTGGTCCGCATGCCGACGCGGGGCTGACTGGTCGCAAAATCATTGTTGACACGTATGGAGGGCGGGGAGCACATGGAGGTGGAGCCTTCAGTGGGAAAGATCCTTCAAAAGTTGACCGCTCTGCTGCCTATGCCGCACGCTATGTGGCCAAAAACCTAGTGGCCGCTGACTTGGCGGATATGGTTGAGATCCAGCTTGCCTATGCCATTGGCGAACCAAAACCCGTATCCATCTTTGTTGACTCGTCCGGCACGGCCAAACACGGTTTGTGTGACTCTGCGCTGACAAGAATTTTGCAAAAAACCTTCAAGCTGAAGCCAAGAGGCATCATTGATTACCTCGGACTCGAAAACCCGATCTATCAGGAGACGGCTGCCTATGGCCATTTTGGGCGGGGATGCTTCCCGTGGGAACAATTAGATGCCGTGGAGAAGCTGCGTGAATATGCACGGATTCATTCTGGCTGA
- a CDS encoding transcriptional repressor, whose protein sequence is MAKLSQAQKKEVRDHFRSFLKHHGLRETRERLAVLDAIYDVSGHIDADALHLRLQQQNHSISRATVYNTLNLLLECDLVVRHQFGNSQAKYESSFLFGQHDHLICLDCEKILEFCDPRIQNIQEMVADVYAFEITRHALNLYGHCQRPDCVNRGASQSRTAT, encoded by the coding sequence TTGGCTAAACTCTCTCAAGCTCAGAAAAAGGAAGTTCGGGACCATTTCCGATCGTTCCTAAAGCATCATGGCCTTCGAGAGACACGAGAACGCCTCGCTGTCCTCGATGCCATATACGATGTCAGTGGTCACATAGATGCGGACGCATTGCATCTGCGTTTGCAACAGCAGAACCACTCAATCAGCCGTGCAACGGTCTACAACACCCTTAATCTGCTCCTAGAGTGTGATCTTGTCGTGCGCCACCAGTTCGGGAATTCACAGGCCAAATATGAGTCCTCTTTCCTCTTCGGACAGCACGACCATCTGATTTGCCTGGATTGCGAGAAGATCTTGGAGTTCTGCGACCCACGCATCCAAAATATCCAGGAGATGGTTGCCGACGTGTATGCCTTTGAGATTACACGTCATGCGCTCAATCTCTATGGTCATTGTCAGCGGCCTGACTGTGTTAACCGCGGTGCATCCCAATCTAGGACAGCGACTTAA
- a CDS encoding EcsC family protein, which yields MRLTAYEKSVQKEVDAWLRGDGSLAARAMDWVMRPVDWAVEQGVPAHLVDQMSDAIGAFLSRLNDATKWAVDLSGIQSEARRKGLEVEKMEDLRGAPLETLDELAKGLFTQNTVLAALSGGGTGLGGAVLIAADIPLLFAINLHLIQRIGAAYGFPMTGPEHGPIILSIYNAAAANSREARSGAMHEVGIAAASYAGGGTYQGRVRGVFSDQSRHVPRELAKNLVGRKLLQTIPLAGAAVGAGVNYWFTRETAETSYMLFRALYLEHKDRLR from the coding sequence ATGCGGCTTACCGCTTACGAAAAATCTGTTCAGAAGGAGGTAGATGCGTGGTTGCGTGGAGATGGTTCTTTGGCGGCTCGAGCCATGGACTGGGTCATGCGCCCTGTAGATTGGGCGGTGGAGCAGGGAGTTCCAGCCCACTTGGTGGATCAGATGAGTGATGCAATAGGTGCATTTCTGTCTAGGCTTAATGATGCCACGAAATGGGCAGTGGATTTGAGTGGCATCCAGTCAGAGGCGCGCAGGAAAGGATTAGAGGTTGAAAAGATGGAAGATTTGCGTGGGGCTCCTTTAGAGACGTTGGATGAGTTGGCGAAGGGACTTTTTACTCAGAATACGGTCCTGGCCGCGCTCAGTGGTGGGGGAACGGGTTTGGGTGGCGCGGTTCTGATTGCAGCAGATATCCCCTTGCTTTTTGCCATTAACCTTCATCTCATTCAGAGGATTGGCGCAGCGTATGGATTTCCAATGACCGGACCGGAGCATGGACCGATTATTTTATCGATCTATAACGCAGCGGCCGCAAATTCACGAGAAGCTCGCAGTGGTGCGATGCATGAGGTTGGTATTGCTGCGGCCTCCTATGCAGGGGGTGGGACGTATCAGGGGCGTGTGCGGGGGGTATTCTCGGATCAGTCCCGTCACGTGCCGAGAGAGTTGGCAAAAAATCTTGTTGGTCGAAAACTATTACAGACCATTCCGCTGGCTGGTGCAGCAGTGGGTGCGGGGGTGAATTACTGGTTCACAAGAGAGACGGCAGAGACATCGTACATGTTATTCCGCGCACTTTATCTTGAGCACAAAGACCGCCTTCGCTGA
- a CDS encoding amidohydrolase family protein, whose translation MLVCLSGAGLVVYTSQDLGSIEVGKLADLVVIDGNPLEDLRQSTNISYVMVNGRLYDAMTMNEIGHSPRERSQIFWERPEVDDGFIWRD comes from the coding sequence ATCTTGGTATGCCTCAGTGGTGCTGGCTTGGTCGTATACACATCACAGGACCTGGGCTCAATTGAGGTGGGAAAGCTTGCCGATCTAGTTGTGATTGACGGGAACCCGCTGGAGGACCTGCGCCAGTCAACCAATATCTCCTATGTCATGGTGAATGGCCGACTCTACGATGCGATGACCATGAATGAAATTGGTCACTCTCCTAGAGAGCGGAGCCAAATTTTTTGGGAGCGTCCAGAGGTGGACGACGGGTTTATTTGGCGGGATTAA
- a CDS encoding DedA family protein translates to MHWIRRLYDWVLSWAETPYGAAALFVLAVTESIFFPVPPDVLLIALALGQRKRALYFGLICSVGSLCGGAIGYMLGHYVWLTPDGFTPLAQFFFHNVPGFSESVYADLGRRFDEWGFVIIFTAGFTPVPYKLFTISAGAFGTSFPLFLLASVVSRTARFMLVSGLIWRFGEPVRIFIDRYFNWLAIAFTVLLVGGFALLKFLT, encoded by the coding sequence GTGCACTGGATCCGGAGGCTATATGACTGGGTGCTCAGTTGGGCGGAGACACCCTATGGGGCGGCGGCACTGTTCGTGCTGGCGGTTACTGAGTCGATTTTCTTTCCGGTTCCTCCGGATGTGCTCCTGATTGCACTTGCTCTGGGGCAGCGAAAAAGGGCGTTGTATTTCGGACTAATTTGCAGCGTCGGTTCGTTATGTGGAGGAGCGATCGGATACATGCTAGGCCATTATGTATGGTTAACTCCAGACGGATTCACCCCACTAGCACAGTTCTTCTTTCACAACGTGCCCGGGTTCAGCGAGTCCGTGTATGCGGATCTGGGACGTAGATTTGATGAGTGGGGGTTCGTCATCATTTTTACCGCCGGGTTTACTCCGGTGCCATACAAGCTATTCACGATCAGTGCGGGCGCTTTCGGGACATCTTTCCCACTATTTTTGCTGGCGTCTGTGGTGAGCCGAACAGCCCGGTTTATGCTCGTAAGTGGGTTGATCTGGCGGTTCGGTGAGCCGGTTCGAATCTTTATTGACCGCTATTTCAACTGGCTCGCAATCGCCTTTACTGTATTGTTGGTGGGCGGATTTGCCCTTCTCAAATTCCTTACTTGA
- a CDS encoding acyl carrier protein has product MSELAEKVKAIVVDQLGVAEDGITPEASFSDDLGADSLDTVELIMEFEKEFDISIPDEDAEKIATVGDAIEYLAEKSA; this is encoded by the coding sequence ATGTCAGAACTTGCAGAAAAGGTCAAGGCTATCGTGGTGGACCAGTTGGGGGTTGCTGAAGATGGAATTACTCCCGAGGCTTCTTTCTCTGATGATTTAGGGGCGGATTCGCTGGATACGGTTGAGTTGATCATGGAATTCGAGAAAGAATTTGATATCAGTATCCCGGACGAAGATGCTGAAAAGATTGCTACCGTTGGAGATGCAATAGAGTATCTCGCGGAGAAGAGCGCATAA
- a CDS encoding undecaprenyl-diphosphate phosphatase, whose product MTWWQAVILGLLQGLTEFLPVSSSGHLVLAQHVLGLQLTPDVTFEVFLHAGTALSIIIVYRNRLGAIVRGMIRTLMHPRKAYQVNVNARMAWQVIFASIPAGLAYVFLDTQLEWTYARPWFACVMLILTGVILASTLLARTQGSDITLWKSVLMGVAQAVSLLPGMSRSGATISTGLLSGVKPEAAADFSFIMVLPAIAGATLVKGLGLIQSPEPVNWLPVLLGTTIAFATGIFAIHVVLGFVRRGRLHIFAIYCVGVGVLGLFFL is encoded by the coding sequence ATGACCTGGTGGCAGGCGGTGATTCTTGGACTTCTGCAGGGCTTGACGGAGTTCCTGCCAGTTTCTTCTTCGGGGCACCTAGTATTGGCACAGCATGTATTGGGGTTGCAGCTTACACCGGATGTAACGTTTGAGGTTTTTCTTCACGCAGGGACTGCCCTCAGCATCATTATTGTCTACAGGAACCGACTAGGTGCAATCGTGAGGGGCATGATCCGTACGCTGATGCATCCCCGAAAGGCTTATCAGGTGAACGTAAATGCGCGGATGGCCTGGCAAGTGATCTTCGCGAGTATTCCTGCCGGGTTGGCCTATGTATTTCTTGACACACAACTGGAATGGACCTACGCGCGTCCCTGGTTCGCGTGTGTGATGTTGATCCTTACGGGCGTAATTTTGGCTTCTACTTTGCTGGCCCGTACCCAGGGCAGCGATATCACGCTCTGGAAATCTGTCCTGATGGGTGTGGCTCAGGCCGTGTCACTTCTTCCTGGAATGTCCAGATCAGGGGCTACGATCAGTACGGGATTACTGTCTGGAGTCAAACCTGAAGCTGCGGCAGATTTCTCATTCATTATGGTTTTGCCTGCCATTGCTGGAGCAACCCTCGTCAAAGGGTTAGGATTGATCCAATCGCCAGAACCAGTCAATTGGCTCCCGGTGCTGCTTGGCACGACCATTGCATTTGCAACCGGTATATTTGCAATTCACGTGGTGCTTGGGTTTGTCCGACGTGGCCGACTGCACATATTTGCGATTTACTGCGTAGGAGTAGGAGTGCTGGGACTGTTCTTTCTGTAG
- a CDS encoding choice-of-anchor B family protein, protein MLIGSEGFMKKIWYLGLVALFASQTSWAQFSQSSIRGSRVKCVNNLAADHACSNIDLLARMSRTDLEVRGRSVLNDIWGWTDPVTKREYALVGTGQFVAFVDVTDPINPIYNGKLPGHESDFPIIWRDMKVYKNHMYVTVDGRNNGMQVFDLRQLRGFDGTPRDFRATAHYDGITSAHNLAINEESGFAYITGYELSRSAQGAKDTCGGRGLHIVDIRIPSNPTYAGCFANRGTGNRNDGYTHDAQCVIYRGPDEKYQGREICIGSNESHISIADVTDKKDPVNVAAASYPHVGYAHQGWLTTDHEYFLMNDETDEFSFEVSNTRTIIWDLADLEDPVYHSAFYFSSTGPDHNLYVHGDYMFASNYSEGLRIVDISDINQPQEIAFFDTHPGHDDTFAGAWSNYHFPESGTTVVGSHPDGLMILDPLPVTITHTEASAAIPEAFSLSPAYPNPFNPVTSTVLSLPEQTEVRAEVLDMLGRSVDLLKDGVLSAGQHILTFDASQLPSGSYYIRVQTDQYATGTQVVLIK, encoded by the coding sequence ATGTTAATCGGTTCTGAGGGGTTCATGAAAAAGATCTGGTACTTAGGATTGGTGGCCCTCTTCGCATCCCAGACTTCCTGGGCACAGTTTTCCCAATCATCCATTCGTGGATCACGTGTAAAGTGCGTAAATAATCTGGCCGCCGATCATGCGTGCAGCAATATCGACCTCCTCGCCCGCATGTCTAGGACCGATCTGGAGGTGAGAGGTCGAAGCGTCCTTAACGATATCTGGGGATGGACTGACCCTGTTACCAAGCGGGAATATGCCCTCGTGGGTACGGGTCAATTTGTGGCTTTCGTTGATGTGACCGATCCCATCAACCCCATCTACAATGGAAAACTCCCTGGGCATGAATCGGATTTTCCCATCATTTGGCGGGATATGAAGGTCTACAAAAATCACATGTATGTGACGGTTGATGGACGCAATAACGGAATGCAGGTTTTTGATCTTCGCCAGCTGCGTGGCTTTGATGGAACCCCCAGAGATTTCCGTGCAACTGCACACTATGATGGAATAACCTCCGCACATAACCTGGCCATCAACGAGGAGTCTGGCTTTGCATATATCACCGGTTATGAACTTTCAAGATCAGCTCAGGGTGCAAAAGATACCTGTGGTGGTAGGGGATTGCACATTGTAGACATTCGAATCCCCAGCAATCCAACCTACGCGGGCTGCTTTGCAAATCGCGGCACCGGTAATCGAAACGACGGATACACACACGATGCTCAGTGTGTGATCTACCGCGGCCCCGATGAAAAATATCAGGGACGGGAAATCTGTATTGGTTCAAACGAGTCCCATATTAGTATTGCCGATGTAACTGACAAAAAAGATCCAGTGAACGTAGCGGCTGCAAGCTATCCACACGTGGGATACGCACACCAGGGCTGGCTGACGACCGATCATGAATACTTCCTCATGAATGACGAGACGGACGAATTCAGTTTTGAAGTCAGTAACACACGGACGATTATTTGGGACCTTGCCGATCTCGAAGACCCGGTCTACCACTCTGCATTCTATTTTTCATCCACTGGCCCTGACCACAATCTTTATGTGCATGGGGACTACATGTTTGCGTCCAACTACTCGGAGGGACTTCGCATCGTAGACATTTCGGACATAAATCAACCCCAGGAAATCGCCTTCTTTGATACGCATCCGGGACATGATGATACTTTTGCCGGGGCGTGGAGCAATTATCATTTTCCCGAAAGTGGTACGACCGTCGTCGGCAGTCATCCAGATGGATTGATGATTTTGGATCCGCTCCCGGTCACAATCACACATACCGAAGCGTCTGCTGCGATTCCTGAGGCTTTTTCGCTCTCGCCCGCCTATCCCAATCCATTTAATCCAGTAACGTCGACCGTGCTCTCTTTGCCTGAGCAGACAGAGGTTCGCGCAGAAGTTCTGGATATGCTCGGCCGCTCTGTTGATCTGCTAAAGGACGGAGTCCTGTCCGCCGGGCAACATATCCTCACCTTTGATGCCAGCCAGCTCCCAAGTGGAAGCTACTATATCCGTGTCCAAACAGACCAATATGCAACCGGCACCCAGGTCGTGCTGATCAAGTAA
- a CDS encoding tetratricopeptide repeat protein, whose translation MSTFDFSYGDDDRFEEDDLKALVHAFERSGSGAYFDVDSLEDIALHYFESGRLEDSLIVIDRILSIQPFCAYTWLRRGIVLGNIGETEEAREAFEKSLSLNPGDSEVLLNLGITLDMTGHYREALEHFRNAARVDPLNDDAHFYIGYAMIRSKKFSDAVAALETCTEVNPEHPEAWFELGYCYDILGDLPACLDAYDRQIDLDPYSCETWFNKAVVLTRMERMEDALRCYDFTLDIDPDFVPAYYNRGNILSVLERFDEAITCYGEVIARKGEDAPAYCNMALVMAERGDHEASIQLYEKASKLDPNLSEAWNGLGREYMVQQRYRLAAKAHTRATELNPRNSEYWHSKGDAEMCAGYTKKALGSFKKVTELEPDDHHVWMQYASALSANKNLGAARTAYERAIQLQPTCSSAWYFYSGVLFLLGQTELCLDALTTSFDLDPENKELFMKQCPPEIYNHPLFRECIDSRD comes from the coding sequence ATGAGTACATTTGATTTTAGTTACGGGGATGATGATCGGTTTGAGGAAGATGACCTGAAAGCTTTGGTCCATGCCTTTGAGCGCAGCGGTTCTGGGGCGTACTTTGACGTGGATTCATTGGAGGATATTGCACTGCATTATTTCGAGTCCGGGCGGCTTGAGGATTCCCTCATAGTTATAGACAGGATTCTGTCAATTCAGCCTTTTTGTGCGTACACGTGGCTTAGACGCGGCATTGTACTGGGCAATATAGGGGAGACGGAAGAGGCCCGGGAGGCATTCGAAAAATCACTGAGTTTGAACCCGGGAGACAGTGAGGTTCTTCTGAATCTAGGCATCACGCTTGATATGACGGGGCACTATCGGGAGGCATTGGAGCATTTTCGCAATGCGGCTCGCGTGGATCCTCTCAATGATGATGCCCATTTCTATATCGGATACGCAATGATCCGGTCGAAAAAGTTTTCCGATGCGGTAGCTGCGTTGGAGACCTGTACGGAGGTCAACCCGGAGCACCCCGAAGCCTGGTTTGAGTTGGGTTATTGCTACGATATTCTCGGAGATCTTCCGGCATGCCTGGACGCGTATGATCGCCAGATCGATCTGGACCCCTATTCGTGTGAGACATGGTTCAACAAAGCAGTTGTACTGACCAGAATGGAGCGTATGGAAGACGCTTTGCGCTGCTATGATTTTACACTGGATATCGATCCTGATTTCGTCCCAGCATACTACAACCGGGGGAATATTCTCTCTGTCCTTGAGCGCTTTGATGAAGCAATCACCTGTTATGGAGAGGTGATTGCGCGCAAAGGGGAGGATGCGCCGGCATACTGTAACATGGCACTTGTCATGGCGGAGCGGGGGGATCACGAAGCCAGTATCCAGCTCTATGAAAAAGCTTCCAAGCTTGATCCGAACCTGTCGGAGGCCTGGAATGGTCTGGGACGGGAGTACATGGTTCAACAGAGATATCGATTGGCCGCAAAAGCTCACACACGGGCGACCGAGCTCAATCCGAGGAACTCCGAATACTGGCACAGCAAGGGAGATGCCGAAATGTGTGCGGGCTATACGAAAAAAGCTCTGGGTTCATTCAAAAAAGTGACAGAGTTGGAGCCGGATGATCATCATGTATGGATGCAGTATGCGTCGGCACTCTCTGCGAACAAGAATCTTGGGGCGGCCCGCACAGCGTATGAGCGCGCGATCCAACTCCAACCGACCTGCTCATCGGCCTGGTATTTCTATTCCGGGGTTCTATTTCTACTCGGTCAGACGGAGCTGTGTCTGGACGCACTCACGACATCCTTTGACCTGGATCCAGAGAATAAGGAATTGTTTATGAAGCAGTGTCCGCCCGAGATCTATAACCATCCGCTCTTTCGGGAGTGCATTGACTCACGCGATTAG